CGGGGGCAATTGATAACGCATATTAGGCCGTCTTTGAAGTTGCCGGTTCCATAGGGGCCGGTCGCATAATGCAAAAAGCCCGGCGCTACTGCTACGGGCTCAGTCCAGACTCACTATGGAGGCACTGTGAAAGCATTGCAAGGCGTTGAAGGTCATGTGGAGTGGTTGGACGAACCAAGTCCTACATGTGATGTAGGCCAAGTTCGCATTCGTGTAGCGGCGGCCGGCCTTAATCGCGCCGATTTATTGCAACGTGCGGGGTTCTATCCGCCGCCACCCGGCGCCAGCCAAGTGTTGGGCCTGGAGTGTTCCGGAGTGATCAGCGAAGTGGGGGCGGGCTCGTCCTGGCAAGTGGGCGATCGCGTGTGTGCGCTGCTCGCCGGTGGCGGTATGGCCGAAGAAGTGGTGGTGGATGCACGGCATGTGTTGCCGGTACCGGAAGGCTTGTCGCTGATCGAAGCGGCGGGATTGCCTGAGGTGTACAGCACCGCGTGGCTGAATTTGTTCCAATTGGCGGGGCTCAAGCCCGGGGAGAAGGCGCTGCTGCATGCTGGCGCCAGCGGCGTGGGCTCGGCGGCGATCCAGCTGTGCAAGGCGTTTGGCAGCCCATGCTGGGTCAGTGTGGGGTCGGCGGAACGTCTGGCGTACTGTGAGAAGCTGGGCGCCCAGGGCGGCGTGGTGCGCACCGACGGGATCGAAGGGCTGCGCGACTTCGGGCCGTTCGATGTGATTCTCGACCCGGTGGGCGGCGACTATGCGGCGCTGGACCTCAAGCTGCTGGCCCTGGATGGGCGTTGGGTGTTGATTGGTTTGATGGGGGGCCGTGAGGCGCAGTTGGACCTGGCGCAGGTGCTGGGCAAGCGCATTCAGTTGCTGGGCTCGACCCTGCGCAGCCGCGATGACCAGTTCAAGGCCGACCTGTTCAGTGACCTGAGCCAGCACGTGTGGCCGTTGTTCGCCGAAGGGCGCCTGAGCCCGCAACTGGCCAGGACCTTTGCGATCAAGGATGCCGAGGCGGCGTTTGCCGAACTGGCGACCAACCGGGTTGCCGGGAAGTTGGTGTTGGTGATTGACGAAAGCTTCACCTGATTCCGGATTGGAATAGGGTCAATGTGGGAGGGGCTTGCCCCCGATGGCGGTGTGTCAGATGAAACATTTTTCACTGATCCACCGCCATCGGGGGCAAGTCGAATCG
This region of Pseudomonas asgharzadehiana genomic DNA includes:
- a CDS encoding zinc-binding dehydrogenase produces the protein MKALQGVEGHVEWLDEPSPTCDVGQVRIRVAAAGLNRADLLQRAGFYPPPPGASQVLGLECSGVISEVGAGSSWQVGDRVCALLAGGGMAEEVVVDARHVLPVPEGLSLIEAAGLPEVYSTAWLNLFQLAGLKPGEKALLHAGASGVGSAAIQLCKAFGSPCWVSVGSAERLAYCEKLGAQGGVVRTDGIEGLRDFGPFDVILDPVGGDYAALDLKLLALDGRWVLIGLMGGREAQLDLAQVLGKRIQLLGSTLRSRDDQFKADLFSDLSQHVWPLFAEGRLSPQLARTFAIKDAEAAFAELATNRVAGKLVLVIDESFT